Sequence from the Gadus chalcogrammus isolate NIFS_2021 chromosome 21, NIFS_Gcha_1.0, whole genome shotgun sequence genome:
gactagCAGCAAATTGTCGGACCGTCAGGGAATTTGTCCAGACACCCACATAAAACGtatgctggaaaacacacataaaaatgccgatgcatctctctctctctctctctgcgttttTATAGGCAACACATATATGCACTTAGCTCAGTGAAAAAAATGTTAGATGTAATAGCAAATATCTTTCGCATGAACATACCCTTATAGTCTTTGTTCCAATAcagcaaattatataaaatagtgcactttcagggagacttcggcctaacacattcagccagtttgaacagaagaacacaccagaataggcctgtttagtaagcaggatttgatgccgcattcctacacttataaaatgcaattcaatgtggaagtaatccaagtattcagaatacaatactcagattgagtgatgaaacggaatacgttacatattacatttttgggcatgtatagtgtattctgtaactggatacattttaaaagtatccttCCCAACACTTTGGGAAGGATATTTGTTGTTTGATTGgcggtaactccaagactagCAGCAAATTGTCGGACCGTTgatgttttatacattttgtgTGCTTTGTCTATTTTCATGCGTTATATTAAGTTGCAGTTTGTTGTCAAATTGATTTGCTTTTGCTTTGTCTTCTTGCATGTGTTTCCTCAATGTTTCCTAAATCCAAATGTGTAAATTAGCAAATATTTTCTATTTCATATCTAGTTTCAAGAGACTGGAATATTCTGGACCGAGAGGACATCTCACTTCAGAAGTCTGCCGAATTTGGTTCTCAAAGCTCTATCAATGATGTCACGGTGGTAGTGTCAAGTGCTAGGCACCACTTCACCCACACGGGGCTCGACACCACATATAAACGGCATGACGGCGACAATGACTCAGATTCACTCCAAATCACGTTTATCATCGCCCCTGAGTGACATGCCCCTGCAAATCGCTGGAAAGGGGCGGTCGCTGGGGCTGGTGGTGCATGCGGGCTGTGAATACCATTCAAGATTGCATGCAGTTATAATGATATATTTGATTGTACCCTGGCGCCACAGTGGGCAGCTATCTCCTCGAACGGGGCCTTCTGGAACTTCTCGACCACCTGTCGCCTACGCTCCCGTTCCTGCTCCTCCATACCCACACTGTCCACTggaaggggacacacacacacacacacacacacacacacacacacacacacacacacacacacacacacacacacacacacacacacacacacacacacacacacacacacacacacacacacacacacacacatttgaatccATTGAAGACTCAAAAATAAGCATTTATAACTCCATTAACTTCAATCATGAAACACTTGAAAAAACTGCCAGCACAAATTGAGTAAACATACCAATGGCGTTTTTGAGCGTTTCAAACGTGATCTCCTCTGCTGGGGTACGCTGTGTttaggggagagggacagatttTAGGAGGGGATGTCGTATATGGCATTGAAAATCACAACAGGTTAACAGTATAAATAAACATACGTCTCGAAAACGTGGATCTGTTACAGAATGCACACCCACTTATCATAACCCCGCCATTTGCTATCCAATTTTACACTTGGATTCAAAAGTAAAACTCCATTAGGATTGTACCTCTAAATACATAGGATATTTAGGTGAAAGGATGGAGCCTCAACTCTTCTTCATGAATAGGTTCAGTGTTTTCTTTCACACTGGCGCGATTATTATTGGAAAGCTGGGGATTAGTGAGGATGTCATTGGCGAGGAGCGTCCTAATGAATGAGCCCGGCCTCTTGCCTCCGCTGCAGTGATGCACCGAGATGTAACAACTCCAACAGTTAAATGCCCAGTGAATTATATGCTCAGTCAGAAACTTAACCAACTGAGGGTGCAGTTTACCTCAACAATTGTCTGCCATGGgtacattgagcttcccccccCGGACTATGTGTGTGCGAACGGCTCCCTGCTGGGAATATACCCAAGCCTGGAGGCGCCCAAAGATGCTACTGATGTTATTCCATCAATCAGACTGCGCTAGACGGTCTTTAACACTCTTCAAGCCTTCGAGGGCCACAATCTCATTTGGTTTTAATTATTTAAGAATTTACGTTCACAGTTTAAATAGTAACCCTTTAAGCCCCATCAAGTAAGTGAGGGCAAACTGTATCTTGGATGAAAGTCAAAAAAATGTACACCATACATTTGCACATTAAGCCCGACCACATCTATGGGAAGGTTATGTGCTataaacagtacacacacacacacacacacacacacacacacacacacacacacacacacacacacacacacacacacacacacacacacacacacacacacacacacacacacacacacacacacacacacacacacacacacacacacgggaagtGCTCTGGGCTACATTTCGCCTTTACATTGGGGTTTGAATCCAGAACCTTTCCGCTACACTCAATGCCACCACATTATATGGTAATATATACCATTGACCTTCTCACTGCTTGGCACACTACCATGCAGCCAAATGTGGAACCTTAAGACAACAAAGAAGTCCTCAGTACGGCCTTCTGAATTAAGTGGAGgagttgtttctgtgtgtgtgaatgggcgAATGAGTTCACCTCCTCTTTCTCAGGACTGTTACGGGACTCGTCTTCTGGCGGGAGGGAGATGTTGTCCCCGATGCTCTTCCTCTTGGAGAGGCGATCCTCATCTGGGAACAGAACATGATCCGTCTTTATAGATGCACTAAGGAAGGGCCATGTGGCCATTTGCTGAAAAAACTGTAGTTCTTTGCACCGACAGATGGCCCAGCAATCCACATTCTGTCCCAAACCACTGTAGCAGGTGGGTTGAGTGTGGTTTATATGGTGGACGGTGCCCAAGCCTGCTTACCGGTGTACTGGGGGATGTATGGCGTGGCCAGCCGGTCTATGTTGTAGCCGCTGCCTCCCAGGACCTCCGTGATCTTGGACTGGAGGAAAAGCACCTCCCCTTCCACCTTCTCCAGAGAGGGAGGTAGCCTGAGGCAGGGGGTCGAAAAGGACATCAGAATCAACGTCAGAACAAACAGCGAGTAAAGAGTATGGATTTGTCTCTCACTTGTCTTGTACCCAAAGGTAGAATGGAAATGCTGAAGAAATGTAAAAATACAGTACATAGATCATGAAGATTAGGCCAGGATATCCAGACCAGAACTGAGTCCCCTTGGACCCCAGATGTTAAAACAATGAATACAACAGTTGATTAAGCGGTGGAAGGCACATACTTGGGCCCTTCTATGAAGATGTCCTCCGGCAAAAGGAAGGGGGCTTCTTTCTGTCTCACCTCAATTACCTGGGAGGGGGTAAGTAAACACAGCTGTTAATGAAGTTGCATGCGGTCGCCTGCAGGCATACACACTAACGCATACACAGGAGTATTAAGATAGAGGGGGGGGTTCTGACCTCATGTATGTGCTGGCAGAAGGCGGGTACTGTGGTCAGCTGACAGATGAGGTTGAGGTACGCGCCAGCGAGCGCGTGGATAGCACAGCGGTTGAACACGGGCATGGACTCCTCCGTGGACAGTGCCaggtcctgcacacacacacacacacagataagtgATGGCTGCATAAATACTGTCAGCTAAAAAGAGTGCAAATGACTTTGTTTATATCCGGTCCCATGTTAACTTGATCTTTTTGGAATTTTGTTCAAACACATTTTCCAGCACTAGAGGGCACACTTTTGCCTTCTATCACAGCTTATTACAGTCCATTACACATCGGCGAGACTCAGGGAGAGACACATCAGCGAGGACCTCTCCTGGTCTCACAGCACCCAGCACATTGCCAAGAAGCCCCAGCAGCGGCTGTCCTTCTTAAGAAAGCTGAGGAAATTTGGACTGTCCACCAAACTCCTCAGCAACTTCTACAGGTGGATAGCCTCCTGACCAACTCCATCACAGTGTGGTCTGGGAACTGCACGGTACAGGAAAGCAAGGCTCGCCAACGTGTGATTAACTGCACAATACATCTGTGGAGCAGCCTTCCCATCACTTCATGACATTtacaacaccaacacaccatAACAAAGAGGGCACACCACATCAAGGACACTACCGACCCCCGTCGCACACTTTGCACACTGCTACCATCTGGCAGACGCCACAGGAGCGTGAAAGCCAGAACAACCAGACTTAAAAACTGTTTAATCCACAGGCCATCAAGCTGCTGAATGACTATCAAACACTGATGACACTCTGTATTTGCACTATATTCAATACTGTGaactatatttattttcaactgtaaacttatctaataataatattcaataTCCAATATACATATTCGGACTTCTTATATTGCAATGTCTTTCAGTGCCTTCTGCTGTATGCGAACATTGCACATCCTAAACCCCAActtatataaaattatatttaactgtttttgtttaactAAATTCTGCTCTTCGTACAGATTAACTTTATTTTAagtatattttgtgtgaagggaaCTTGCAAATTAAGAATTTCATTGTCCGGTGCAaactatgtttccattgtgAATATGACAATAAACCTCTTGTGTCTTGTATCTTTCATGATTAGCATAATGTCATCAATTACAAATAGTGTCCACATAAAAgagctaaaataaaaaaagaatacaaatatttacaacGTTAATACAGAGTTACAGAGTTCAGCCAAGTCCCGGAAAAATCAATGAAACGTTGCTGGCAAATCTGAAAAATACGACTTAGCATACTGTCTAAACTGCCCTAAATCACATACCTCAAACGAAACACAGATTCGCCTGGTCAGAGGCATTAAGCGGCATGCTATCCTCACAGCAGATCTCAGGCTCTGCTATATCCCCGTGTGCTCTATCTATCCGGTCACCTGCAGGGCGAGCGCCAGCCGGATGaggtccaccaccacctcctcgttGGCCAGCTCCATGCTGAGCAGGGCCAGCAGGTTGTAGAGGTTCTCGTAGTGCTGCCGCCCGCTGCTCTGCTCCTTGCAGCCCAGGTAGATGTGGCGGTAGAGCTGCTGGCCGTGCTGcagacggcgggggggggggggggggggggggattatagAGAGACACGcatgcataaagaaaataaagtacACATGTGTGGCTTTGCATTCTATGCTGATGATACGAGCAACGAAGATACGAGACACACTGAGCTGAAATCGATCTTCTACCGTCTATGATATTTTTCATGGCGGCTTATTGCCATGCAACCATCGAGGCTGTCTGACTACATATTGGTTCTTTGCCCCTGCCGTCTCTCCAAATGACATTCCTCCTGTTCTTAGCCCGAGGAGCCACTTAATAACATATTGTTGCTTACATTTATCTTACACTCTTACAATCATTAGGGATGGGTGAAAAAGTGATTTTTGGACCTATCAGGATTATCtgctaataaatatataaaaatattggTAGCGTCCTAGAAAGTGCGCTACGGTTTACAAGCCAATAGTTGATCCATCCATTACTTTCCGGTCTGGTCTGTCATGTTCATTTAAAATACAACACATTTCTTTCTGGTATTGCAAAATTTACAGAATCAAAAACTGATTTACTGATTTACTGATTCGAAGAATATCAGCCCTCAAGCATTTGTCTTTATAATTGGACGAGGTCCCTGCTGATTCCCAGCACTAAAGTCCATAAAGCATACCCTCTATTGAGAGTTAATTTGATAGTACTAGAGACTTGCAGAGGGATTACCTTCTTCATGAACAAGTTGTCTTGTCTGGAGCACTTGTCCACCTTCAGCTTGAGCACAGAGATATCCGAGATAATGCTGGACAgaagcgcagacacacacacacacacaatttaatatGACCATTACAAATTCAAAAtacatagaaaaaaagaaaatcgtaATCTTGAGCACACGGCTGTTTCCAGACAGTCCAATTAGACACACGCCCTACATGAAGCGAGCGGAAAAATACAGCCCTACTACATtcatgctctgtgtgtgtttcgctTCACAAAAACGATATGCTTCTAGTTCATCAGCGACCCCAAAGGAGAAGCCGAATCATCACAACAATGTGCTTCTTGTGCTTTGTGCTTTTTCGTCGTTCAACAACACAGCACACGAGTCATTCCACACAACGTCGCGCCCATCCCTCACCTGATGGCGGAGAACTTGGGGCGGTTGTCGTGGCGATCGATGAGGCTGAGCAGGATGTGGATCACCAGCAGGCGGACCTCGGGGTCTTcggtgagggagaaggagagcagcGGCTCCAGGAACGAGCTGGGCAGCGCCGTCAGCATGTTGGTGGTCTGGAAGCCCGCCGTCACCTGGAGcgcatgggggagggggagagggagagggcgagagagaggagtggatcAGGTGGTAGGTGGTGGATGGATAGAGTGCTTGCACCTCAGTGTTTAATGCATGAATGTCGTCAACGTACTGGAATTCATGCCTTGGGTCATTGTCTGACTCGCATGATGGATATGCTGACGTATAATTACTCATAACTATAATTAGACGAATCTTGACGGCCGTTCATTCGATCGACTTCACATTTGATTGTGTTTGAACCCAAGAAATTGCAGTGTTAAGCAGGAGGTCGTTTCGATCAGCCGATCTTGAGAAAGCGGCAACAATCACCCCGTTCCAAACAGGCACGATTGATCGAGCCCTGCGATAGTGTCACTAATTATGGGTCTGTTCATTATATACAAATGTCTCAGAAATGAGTGTTTTGACTGATAGCTGTGATTATCCTACGATGATGTCTCTGTGAAAGGGGTCTATTGTCAACTAATGCAGTGCAATGCATCGTCATTGTATTGTCGACTAATTGTCATCGTACGGTCAGTTTTCTCAGTGCAAGGCTTTTTTAAGATACCCTTAGATGTTAGCTTTACTGTCATGAGAacctcaagactcacctgtaccAGGGACTTGAGAAGCATGATCTGGATCATCCTGGTTCCTTCAGGCCTGCAGACACAGAGCACAATTTGGGTTACATTGATTACACATATCAAGTATGtggaacattttctttgcaTCGGTTTTTCATCAATAATGAGGCAGGCTTTCCAAGTGTTGCAAATGCAAATGTGGCAGAAGTAGGAACAGCAAGACACGATATATTTCACAGCAGAATAtctcctagtgtgtgtgtgtgtgtgtgtgtgtgtgtgtgtgtgtgtgtgtgtgtgtgtgtgtgtgtgtgtgtgtgtgtgtgtgtgtgtgtgtgtgtgtgtctcacccagAGCACGAGGAGGACAGTGCAGGGTGGACGCCAGGCACAGGGATCTTGCCCATGATGAAgagcatgacctctgacctctggtaGGTCGGCAGCGTGTTGGCAAACGACCCtgcagagagaggaaaggaaccATGAATGATTACAGTAGCCCAAGGTAGTAATGCGCGATATAAACGatgtacacaataaaaaaatggcCTATCGCGATAATGCATGTTGATGACGCAAAATACAATGTTTAATTTTTGGTTTGGGGCGGTTCCATTTCGCATTGCAATTTTCGCAACAGTGCCAGAATTGTCAATAAACCTGCATGTGTGCAAAGAACGTTAAAACATTGGACAAAAAGTTCTGGGGCGGGGTAAAGGGGAAGAAAGGGGAAGAAAGCGCCTGTGAAAGTAAACAATCATGGATATCCAGCGTGATATATATTGATCTGCGGACCAGTccaactccttctccctcatcctgACTCGGAATGTGTTGAATGCATCGGcatttttatgtatattttccaGCATACTTTTTATGTGCTTTTGTCGGACCGTCGGGTGAAATTGAGTCGTAGCTCAACATGGAGCAACGAGGAGACGGAATGTCTTTTGGATATCGGACCCCAATATCCAACAGACATTCCGTCTCCTCTTTGCTCCATGTTGAGCCATGACTCATTTTCACCCGACGTTTCGACAACGTGCTGCTAGTCTTGGAGCTACCGCTGATCAAACAATAATACCCATAATGCGCACGGCTGAGCAGGTGAGCATGTTACGTCCAAatgtttatgattttttttcttgatCAGAGCGAGGTGtgttcgctttcacatctcaagcgaaccgcaCCAGGGTTCGTTTTGAAGCGAACCGAGTCCACCTCTCCGGCTGGGTCTCGGACAGGCTGTTTGGTCCGTTCCCGAGTTCGATGGTTTTTTATTCGCAACAGCCCAAAAGGTCCTGGGACTAAACTTGTTTTAGTGTGCACTAAACACGGGAATCAATTAAAAAAGACAAAATCTGTATTAAACAGACAAGCAACGGCTTGGCTGTTCCGCTCTCACACTATGAAACACAACCTCCTTTAGTTTGGATCGATAAAAAAATATCACGTGATCGACAAAATTCTTAACAATCAATGATCGATCATcaattaatcatgcccatccatAATTGTCAGTACAGTGTCTGTTCCTTATCTAAAAGAACACCAGTTTTTCCTGTTCTCTGCATCTTGGGTGGCATTTAAGAACCAAGGACATAAACTAAGTGTAGTGCCTTTTAGAATGCTTTGCACTAAAGTTTAGTGCAAACCATTCTAAGGAAAGACCCCAATACTTGACGCTTTTACCTTGTTAAAGTTTCTGCAGCTCATGCCCTTGAATTTTATTTATCTGCAACATTAGGTTGATTGATTATAGTGttgcacaataaatgttctcaaaactagccctttttaaaaaatacatttagcaGTTTGGCTTTCCTTAGGGTCTATGTAACCTTTTCTGAAATGGTTATTTTCATGATTTTTATATtgtgatatatatcgttatcgcaaGAGGCTGCAATGTATATCGCAATATCGATTTTATACCATATCGCCCATCCCTAGCCCAAGGTCACAAACAACACCCCCCTTTCTATTAGCACGATGTTCTTCtaaaaggacaaacacacagggactcCTTCACAGGCCAGTGgtacatgtcacacacacacacacacacacacacacacacacacacacacacacacacacacacacacacacacacacacacacacacacacacacacacacacacacacacacacaaaaacggcAAAAACTATGTTCATTCATCCCTTGCCTTTCTATGTAGGCTTTCTGCTTTGTGGACAGAATATTATTTTCCACTAGCCACGGTAGAATACGGGAGAGGATGCATTTCATGAGCACCTTATAAACTGTTGGGAGGAGGGATATGTCTCTCCATGTAGTCGGGTCGTCTGGGATGTTATCTTTTTTCGGTATTCTGTGAACGAGAGCCCCTTTCCAAGAGTCGGGTACTCTCTTGTTCTCCAGACATACATTAAAGATTGTTGTTAGAGTCCTATATGAGTTTGTGCTTTTGAGTGTTTCATACGTGAccccatctacaccacttgctTTATAATTAGGTAATCTGTCAATTACCTTTTTCACCTCTTCTTCGTTGAAATGTGCAGTGTTAGGTAGATGCTCTGGTTCGGATGATGGTATCAGGCCGGACCAGGGTGGGGGTGGCAGGGGGGCTGCAGATGACGTTTGGCCTTTCCCTTGGCATTTAACCTCATAGTAGGGCTGTATGTGTGCAATGTTACTggagcaggggggcggggcggggtaCTCGCTATTATTCAGAATGATTTGTATCGCTTTTGTTCTTCTGTTTTGCCATAGATATGAAAGTTTATTGCGTTTTACTTTCCTGGAATGTCGGCTTTGTGTGGCCCCAAGAGAGGGCTGGATTATATCCCTTACAAAGCGGAGTTGTATCTCAATCCAGGAAGCGAGTGAAGTTGATGTTAATTCCCCAGGGAAAGGTTGGCCCAGTGGAAGTTTCTTCAGGATGCGTGCTGTGTATTTCAAAAAAGGCTCTCCATATGATAATCCACTGAATATGCCATTCTTGTAGAACACGCCGTTGAGAAGTGACATTAATCTCATCTACTTGCCCGGGTCTGCAGACGAAAGGAAGTGCTGTTTTTGCTGCAACTTCTTTGTATCCAACGTCTCTCTAAACGCCCTTTCTGCCATTTGGAAATCATTCCAGCGATGTTCAGTCAGTGGTCCAGAGAATGTTGAAAAGTCTGTGTAGGGATTTGATCTACCCATAGCGTCCAGAGTAGGGTCGTGGACAGCCCATGCTTGTTGGTAGATCCTGCCGCTTCTCAATGCTTGTTTGTAAGCACCTCTTAACGCCGTCACGGCGCACATGATTAACAAGTTTGTAGAACATCTCAGCAACTGACTACATTAACGGCGGCAGTTATGACGGGTGCGGTTGTTTaagtttttacaaaaacaacattggCGTCGAGCGGTGCTTCACCCGTGACCGGCATACTCGcgtcgccacacacacacacacacacacacacacacacacacacacacacacacacacacatgcaggtggtgtatgtatgtgtggcgGTGGTCATGACAACCACGGCTGTTTGCCTGCTGGCTCTCTTCTGCTGTCTTCTGGTTGACCACAAGCTCCAGCGTAAAAACACACTCCCAACACAGCTGTCGCCAAGGGATACGGCCCAAGTCGATGTTCTGGAACATTTAATCTATGGAAATGCTTACCAAACTATTTGTACAGGTTGGAATAAAGTTTAACTTTTAAAGTTTAACCTTTTGCAAAGATCATTGTAATTATTGCATCAGAGAGGCGCTCTCAGACAGCCCGCTAGAGCTTGATTTTGGAACTCTGAATTGGGCAAGAACATTGATTTGATGTGGCATTATAAGTCTGTGTCCTCatttccaaaaataaaaaaaattaaactccATATTTCGGGTGGCTACGGGGTCGGGCTGAGCTGTTTCCACCCCCTAAGAACCGCCGGTGTACGTTCCACAGCACCACCCTCCAGTTCCTCAGCTCTGATCCCTCACTGCCTCACGGCGCTCTCCGCTTGAGCCTCACAGGGCTTCCTCAGCCCTCCGACTGAGTGTGGAGCGTGACGAGGCTGAGCCCATAAGGCTCCCCCGCCTGGTGGCCCACATGGGGGAGGCCTGGTCACGTGTCCCAGCCTCTGCAGCTGGCGCTGGGGGGCCATGGCCTCAATTCTTCTGCAGTGGCTCTCTGCATGCGTTTCAGTGGGACGGCACACGCTGGATGATAATGTGAGAGCTATAGGTGCCACCAAGCCCCACAGATATTAAGGAGAGCGCTCAGAGATTGCTCTGCAGATAGGGCGGCagtgtcaccttgcatggttgacgtcaccgtctgtgtgtgaatgggtgtatgaatgggtgaatgtcatgTAATAATTGCAAAGCCCttcgagtggccactggttagaaaggcgctatataaatgcagtccgtttaccattTACTTTGTGGCAGGATGAAGGTTGTTCTTCTGAGAGCCAACGTCTCCCAAAGGCAGTGGGTGCCTGTTTGATGCGGCTGTCGTGTCGTTCTCAATGCCACTTTCCTCAGGGACAATGCTCCCCGGGTACGGGAAAGATGGCTGACAGAAAGACTACCGACAGCTGTTCCTCACCAGCACTGAGGAGTAAGTAAAGTGGATGGGAGGCTGGTACTCCATTGGCCATCAGCCCCACTCTGCTGAACGTTCTCAACGCCGCACCGGGGACAGTCTGAAGGCATCCTGGAACATGGGCTGGAAGAGCTCTTCCGAACCACGTTGCGGCTCCAGGCCGTGGAGTATGGGGCTGGCAGGCATCCCTGCCTTATCCCTGGGCGGACAAGAAATGACTCATCCATTGTGGAGGCTGGCTGAGGTTGTCAACACATTTGTTGGGACAGGCAAAACCTGAGGACATCCCATTAGAGCTCTCATTGAGCCATCTCAGGACCCTGCCAGCAAACGGAAGGAGTGATACGCCTCTACTACTGCGTTCGATGGGGCGTGTACGATCCTCCCAGTCTGTGCCAAAATACTTCACTCCAGATGTCTACATTACGGCCTTATTTCAGTAACGTTGATGAAGCGGCAAAAATTACTTTGTTGACAACCACGTTTAAAACCCCAAAACAgctttgggttcactggctctgtAAGGGAACGGACAGCTCACAGAACCACCTAGAAGGTTGGTGTTGGACCGAGTTCGAGATGGGAGGAAATTCAGGCAGAACCAGGATGGTGGACAGGGCTACTCTGATCAATGTAGCAGTGTTTGACCATCCGTTCTCAGtgaagtgacacacacacacacacacacacacacacacacacacacacacacacacacactaaccgaTGGTTCTGATGACGGCCTCCTGCAGCTGTCTCTCTCCGTGGGTCTTGATGATCTTGGTGCCCATGCTGCTGCCCGGGTCGTAGGAGCCAGTCAGCTCAAAGTCCACGCTCAGACGCAGCTGCCGCAGCAAGGTGTTGAACACCTCCAGCACTGTGGGGCcttggcatgcacacacacacaaactcaaaaagTTAAAACGGACAAATAGCACCATACTGTGGCCGAAATGGGGAAGTGCATGTGGCCTTCATGCTTTATATAGTGCTGGTCATAATGTCTAGGAACACCAATTTATTTGCCAGAAAATGACCCAGACGGTTTACAGACAGTGAACCTTAAAGCTATGATCTATAACAGATGTTTGATGTATCATGGCACTTACTGTATCAATGAGAATTTAGGCAAAACCCACCAGTCTGGCGGATACGTGGCACAAAAAAAGGGATATCAAGTAATCCAGTGTACAGATAAACGGCATGTCACGATGCCAGGGAATCTGTGATGAAACACTGACCATCTGCGAGACGGGGGGGGTGTCACTGCAACATGGAGGTGTGATTTTATGTGagtcatcgtgtgtgtgtgtgtgtgtgcgtgtgcacgtgtgtttacttgtgtgtagatgtgcacgcgtgcacacgtatgcgtgcacctgtgtgtacatgtgtgtgtgtgagtgtgtgtgcacctgtgtgtacatgtgtgtgtgtgagtgtgtgtgcacctgtgtgtacatgtgtgtgtgtgagtgtgtgtgcacctgtgtgtacatgtgtgcgtgcgagcgtgtacCCACCCACTGAACCGCTGGCCGCGATGGCGGCCGCCTCCAGGAGCACCTCCACGATGCCGGCCCGCACGGTGGCGGAGGACTTGCTGTTGGCGTCCAGGTGGCCCAGGAGCTGCTGGATGACCAGGTGAGAGTGCTGGGACTGGAGggggccagacagacagacagacagacggagaggcgTGAGTGGCAGCGGATCACGA
This genomic interval carries:
- the LOC130374793 gene encoding protein EFR3 homolog B isoform X4; this encodes MYGVCGCCGALRPRYKRLVDNIFPEDPEDGLVKANMEKLTFYALSAPEKLDRIGAYLSERLSRDVARHRYGYVCIAMEALDQLLMACHCQSINLFVESFLKMVRKLLESDKPNLQILGTNSFVKFANIEEDTPSYHRSYDFFVSRFSEMCHSSYEDPDIRTKIRMAGIKGLQGVVRKTVNDELQANIWDPQHMDKIVPSLLFNLQSGEGVESRSPSEKEKESPVELTERCFRELLGRAAYGNIKNAVTPVLMHLDNHSLWEGKTFAVRCFKIIMYSIQSQHSHLVIQQLLGHLDANSKSSATVRAGIVEVLLEAAAIAASGSVGPTVLEVFNTLLRQLRLSVDFELTGSYDPGSSMGTKIIKTHGERQLQEAVIRTIGSFANTLPTYQRSEVMLFIMGKIPVPGVHPALSSSCSGPEGTRMIQIMLLKSLVQVTAGFQTTNMLTALPSSFLEPLLSFSLTEDPEVRLLVIHILLSLIDRHDNRPKFSAISIISDISVLKLKVDKCSRQDNLFMKKHGQQLYRHIYLGCKEQSSGRQHYENLYNLLALLSMELANEEVVVDLIRLALALQDLALSTEESMPVFNRCAIHALAGAYLNLICQLTTVPAFCQHIHEVIEVRQKEAPFLLPEDIFIEGPKLPPSLEKVEGEVLFLQSKITEVLGGSGYNIDRLATPYIPQYTDEDRLSKRKSIGDNISLPPEDESRNSPEKEERTPAEEITFETLKNAIVDSVGMEEQERERRRQVVEKFQKAPFEEIAAHCGARATLLQSKLNQIFEITIRPPPSPSGTISSGYGQTQSRSVPVYEMKFPDLCVY